The following proteins are co-located in the Rippkaea orientalis PCC 8801 genome:
- a CDS encoding DMT family transporter encodes MITQKSQLWTFICLAVAVISLAFSPIFIRLSEHELGAYGIIFNRFWITGLLLTLGSGVKRLWDKRMISGSNQLEEVYTTKDFIYLMVGSILETACQVTWAWSLTQTTIANSNLLHNTTPIFTVLAGWLFLKKSVSRRFLMGMVLAIAGTLIIGLQDFQLGADTWIGDSAALLSAIFYALTLLVIEHLRGKFSTTTILLWNCGGCTILLLPFTLLFEKHLFPISWHGWLYIAALALLCTIIGLGALLFTLKHLSSSFVSLVMLLEPVIAAFLAWAFFAEKFNVLTGLTFITVLSGIYLSQTDSASETAQESLLDR; translated from the coding sequence ATGATTACCCAGAAATCTCAACTGTGGACGTTTATTTGTTTAGCCGTTGCTGTTATTAGCTTAGCCTTTTCACCTATTTTTATTCGTCTGAGTGAACATGAGTTAGGGGCTTATGGAATCATTTTTAATCGTTTTTGGATAACGGGTTTGCTGTTGACTTTAGGAAGCGGGGTAAAAAGACTTTGGGATAAGAGAATGATTTCGGGATCTAATCAGCTTGAGGAAGTTTACACAACCAAGGATTTCATCTATCTAATGGTGGGTAGTATTCTAGAAACCGCTTGTCAGGTGACTTGGGCTTGGTCTCTCACACAAACAACCATAGCTAACTCTAATTTACTCCATAATACCACCCCGATTTTTACGGTTTTAGCGGGATGGCTTTTTCTGAAAAAATCCGTTAGTCGTCGCTTTTTGATGGGTATGGTTTTAGCGATCGCAGGAACTCTCATCATTGGTTTACAAGATTTTCAACTGGGAGCCGATACTTGGATAGGAGATAGTGCTGCCCTGCTATCGGCTATTTTTTATGCCCTGACACTTTTAGTCATTGAGCATCTTCGAGGTAAGTTTAGTACCACTACAATTTTACTGTGGAATTGTGGGGGATGCACGATATTACTTTTGCCCTTTACCCTATTATTTGAAAAACATCTTTTCCCCATTTCTTGGCATGGATGGCTCTATATTGCTGCTTTAGCTTTGCTTTGTACTATTATTGGATTGGGGGCATTATTATTTACCTTAAAGCATCTTTCATCGAGTTTTGTTTCTCTGGTGATGCTTTTAGAACCTGTGATCGCAGCATTCTTAGCTTGGGCTTTTTTTGCAGAAAAATTTAATGTTTTAACAGGATTAACATTCATCACAGTTTTGTCTGGAATCTATCTATCTCAAACCGACTCCGCATCAGAAACAGCACAAGAATCTCTACTTGATAGGTAG
- the argJ gene encoding bifunctional ornithine acetyltransferase/N-acetylglutamate synthase, whose protein sequence is MTDWQEISGGITAPKGFKATGMAAGLKPSGNPDLALIVSETDAIAAGVFTTSQVRAACVDYCRQRLQQKSSIRAILCNAGQANAATGEQGWQDALDSAQSIAQALNISHEEILLASTGVIGQRIKMEALQKAIPQLVSNLSETGGDSAANAIMTTDLVPKSIALETIIDGRPVRIGGMAKGSGMIHPNMATMLAFVTCDGLVTTHLWQQMLTEAANQSFNQITVDGDTSTNDTLIALANGQSRTPTITEITSKDGQKLQAMLTAVCQYLAKAIARDGEGATCLVEVQVSGASDNEGARRIAKTIAGSSLVKSAIFGRDPNWGRIAAAAGRAGVSFNQEELQIKLGHFLMMENGQPLTFDRDAASNYLKQAAAGAYLKEDTVLISLCVGNGSGHGIAWGCDLSYDYVKINAEYTT, encoded by the coding sequence ATGACAGACTGGCAGGAGATCAGTGGCGGAATCACCGCACCCAAAGGATTTAAAGCAACCGGGATGGCGGCCGGACTAAAACCATCAGGAAACCCCGATTTAGCCCTAATCGTCTCCGAAACCGATGCGATCGCGGCCGGCGTTTTCACCACCTCCCAAGTGCGGGCTGCCTGTGTTGACTATTGTCGTCAACGTCTCCAGCAAAAATCCAGTATCCGGGCGATTCTCTGCAATGCTGGACAAGCCAATGCAGCCACCGGGGAACAAGGCTGGCAAGATGCCCTCGATAGTGCCCAATCCATTGCCCAAGCCCTCAATATTTCCCATGAAGAGATTCTCTTAGCCTCCACAGGGGTGATCGGTCAACGGATTAAAATGGAAGCCCTACAAAAAGCCATTCCCCAACTCGTCAGTAATCTATCCGAAACGGGAGGAGATTCGGCTGCTAATGCCATTATGACCACCGATTTAGTCCCCAAATCCATCGCCCTAGAAACAATCATTGATGGACGACCCGTCCGTATTGGCGGGATGGCAAAAGGATCAGGGATGATTCACCCCAATATGGCGACGATGTTAGCCTTTGTCACCTGTGATGGCTTAGTCACGACTCACCTCTGGCAACAGATGTTAACCGAGGCTGCTAACCAAAGTTTTAACCAGATTACCGTCGATGGGGATACCAGTACCAATGATACCCTGATCGCCTTGGCCAATGGTCAATCTCGGACTCCCACCATTACGGAAATAACCAGCAAAGACGGCCAAAAACTCCAAGCTATGTTAACTGCGGTGTGTCAGTATTTAGCCAAAGCGATCGCCAGAGATGGAGAAGGGGCAACCTGTTTAGTGGAAGTGCAAGTATCCGGGGCTTCTGATAACGAAGGGGCACGGCGCATTGCTAAAACCATCGCTGGATCATCCTTGGTGAAATCGGCGATTTTTGGCCGCGATCCCAATTGGGGACGAATTGCTGCGGCTGCGGGAAGGGCAGGAGTCAGTTTTAATCAAGAGGAATTGCAGATTAAATTAGGGCATTTTCTGATGATGGAAAATGGTCAACCCTTAACCTTTGATCGCGATGCTGCCAGTAATTATCTTAAACAAGCGGCGGCGGGGGCTTATTTAAAGGAAGATACTGTGTTAATTTCTCTGTGCGTTGGCAATGGTTCTGGCCATGGCATCGCTTGGGGCTGTGATTTGAGCTATGACTACGTTAAGATTAACGCCGAATATACCACTTAA
- a CDS encoding lysophospholipid acyltransferase family protein yields the protein MKLKDNSPVRQGWSLGDRNPEFIASMMPYWEWFYRYYFRVKTDGWEHIPTEEQVLLVGSHNGGLASPDTAMMMYDWFRRFGTERLVYGLMHQSVWTINPDLADLAVQTGAVRAHPKMAIAALQKGASVLVYPGGAQDVFRPYSERYKIELAGRKGFIKLALREKVTIIPVIAVGAHETLMVLGDCYQQAKQLHEWGMLPWLYNIDPQVFPIYLGLPWGVGVGPVPNFPLPISIYTRICPPIVFERYGRKAANDRVYVDYCYELVRSKMQQELDQLVMDSQQDC from the coding sequence ATGAAGCTAAAAGATAATTCTCCCGTCCGACAAGGTTGGTCTTTGGGTGATCGCAATCCTGAGTTTATCGCCTCGATGATGCCCTATTGGGAATGGTTTTATCGCTACTATTTTCGCGTGAAAACGGATGGTTGGGAGCATATTCCGACGGAGGAACAAGTCTTGCTGGTGGGTTCCCATAATGGGGGTTTAGCCTCCCCTGATACCGCGATGATGATGTATGATTGGTTTCGCCGTTTTGGGACAGAACGCCTGGTTTATGGCTTAATGCACCAGTCTGTCTGGACGATTAATCCTGATTTGGCGGATTTGGCGGTACAAACGGGGGCAGTGCGGGCTCATCCGAAAATGGCGATCGCAGCTTTACAAAAGGGGGCGAGTGTTCTCGTCTATCCTGGGGGAGCACAGGATGTATTTCGTCCCTATTCAGAACGCTATAAAATTGAATTAGCAGGACGTAAGGGCTTTATTAAGTTAGCGTTACGCGAAAAGGTGACAATTATTCCGGTGATTGCGGTGGGAGCCCATGAAACTCTAATGGTTTTGGGGGATTGTTATCAACAGGCGAAGCAATTGCATGAATGGGGGATGCTACCCTGGTTGTACAATATCGATCCTCAAGTGTTTCCTATTTATTTAGGTTTACCTTGGGGGGTTGGTGTTGGTCCTGTGCCGAATTTTCCGCTACCCATTTCGATATATACTCGAATTTGTCCACCCATTGTTTTTGAACGTTATGGACGTAAAGCTGCTAATGATCGTGTTTATGTAGATTATTGCTATGAATTAGTACGCAGTAAAATGCAACAAGAATTAGATCAATTAGTGATGGATAGCCAACAAGATTGTTAG
- the phnG gene encoding phosphonate C-P lyase system protein PhnG, giving the protein MTIPPRSSWIRALTAHPNTIVQDLAEKLTQNWQLTYQSLPQTGLSLLPLEDGVFHQPYYLGEIPLTQVSIELKNDQNQSFAGASQLMENDPDFALALAVCDAIMAHQLPGSEEVLKLINQGLEKRALEDQIKSAILAKTKVNFSLLSQEEADAND; this is encoded by the coding sequence ATGACGATACCCCCTCGTAGTAGTTGGATTCGAGCATTAACGGCTCATCCGAACACAATAGTACAAGATTTGGCTGAAAAATTAACACAAAATTGGCAACTTACCTATCAATCTTTACCCCAAACCGGGTTAAGTTTGTTACCGTTAGAAGATGGGGTTTTTCATCAGCCTTATTATCTCGGAGAAATTCCTTTAACACAGGTTTCTATTGAGCTTAAAAACGATCAAAATCAAAGCTTTGCTGGTGCATCTCAATTGATGGAAAATGACCCCGATTTTGCCTTAGCGTTAGCGGTTTGTGATGCGATAATGGCTCATCAATTACCGGGTTCGGAAGAGGTTTTAAAATTGATTAATCAAGGATTAGAAAAAAGGGCGTTAGAAGATCAAATTAAAAGCGCGATTTTAGCCAAAACTAAAGTTAATTTTTCTCTACTTAGTCAAGAGGAAGCAGATGCTAACGATTGA
- the phnH gene encoding phosphonate C-P lyase system protein PhnH, with translation MLTIESIWQAKSQQKIFMALLNCMALPGKIVDLKDNLGSYSALLGVLATLLDNTVTWSDEDELVNHRDRTLLATPLVPSNKAQFIVKNATIAPNNHFSPYLGELTSPEQGATLILQGNHLGKGNLKLQLSGPGIENTLTISLDQFDPEWFKQRYLWNKHFPLGVDMILVDQTQILALPRTTHLEW, from the coding sequence ATGCTAACGATTGAATCTATTTGGCAAGCAAAAAGTCAACAAAAAATTTTCATGGCTTTGTTGAATTGTATGGCATTGCCTGGAAAAATTGTTGATTTAAAAGACAATTTAGGCTCCTATTCTGCTTTGCTTGGAGTATTAGCAACATTGCTAGATAATACGGTTACTTGGAGTGACGAAGATGAGTTAGTTAATCACCGCGATCGCACCCTTTTAGCGACTCCTTTAGTTCCCTCAAATAAAGCTCAATTTATTGTTAAAAATGCAACCATTGCTCCTAATAATCATTTTTCTCCCTATTTAGGAGAATTAACCAGTCCTGAACAGGGAGCGACTCTAATTTTACAAGGAAATCACTTAGGAAAAGGCAATCTAAAATTACAATTATCAGGACCAGGGATTGAAAATACCTTAACGATAAGCTTAGATCAATTTGACCCAGAATGGTTTAAACAACGCTATCTTTGGAATAAACACTTTCCTTTGGGTGTAGATATGATTTTAGTTGATCAAACCCAGATTCTTGCTTTACCACGCACGACTCATCTAGAATGGTGA
- a CDS encoding carbon-phosphorus lyase complex subunit PhnI, which yields MGYVAIQGGEKAIEEAIKLLDFLRTKDENLPPLSVETIQNQLHFLHSRVLSEGGIYDPELVSLAIKQSAGDTLEAAFYLRAYSSTRPRLGETPIHRSSNMRLIRRISAAFKDIPGGQMLGPSSDYLQRLFRFELLDECPKNFREITKNWLKDLPKTNLPTSFPKVLDSLRKEGLLPPITQENQPPFDITREPLIFPVPRSAALARMARSETGSILAIAYSSMRGYGSIHPTVAELRVGYLPIELPHPLTGELTEIGEVLMTECEIIAMYDAPDTGEKPTFGLGYGACFGHNEVKAISMAILDRNLQKGAKNGAEHPSEDPEFVLMHIDGIESMGFASHYKMPHYVTFQSDLDRLRTTQKKQ from the coding sequence ATGGGTTATGTTGCTATTCAAGGAGGAGAAAAAGCGATAGAAGAAGCGATTAAATTACTGGACTTCTTGCGCACAAAAGATGAAAATTTACCCCCTCTTTCTGTTGAAACGATTCAAAATCAACTGCATTTTCTCCACAGTAGGGTATTATCTGAAGGAGGAATCTATGATCCTGAATTAGTTTCCCTTGCCATTAAACAAAGTGCCGGAGATACCCTAGAAGCAGCCTTTTATTTAAGAGCCTATTCTTCAACCCGTCCTCGTTTAGGAGAAACCCCCATTCACCGTAGTTCAAATATGCGATTAATTCGGCGTATTTCTGCTGCGTTTAAAGACATTCCTGGGGGACAGATGTTGGGTCCAAGTTCTGATTATTTACAACGGCTTTTTCGCTTTGAACTATTAGATGAATGTCCAAAAAATTTTCGAGAAATAACTAAAAATTGGCTTAAAGATCTCCCCAAAACCAATTTACCTACCAGCTTTCCTAAAGTTTTAGATAGTTTACGAAAAGAAGGACTATTACCCCCCATTACTCAAGAAAATCAACCGCCTTTTGATATTACCAGAGAACCCCTAATTTTTCCCGTTCCTCGTTCAGCAGCTTTAGCAAGAATGGCAAGAAGTGAAACCGGGTCAATATTAGCGATCGCCTATTCAAGTATGCGGGGTTATGGCAGTATTCACCCTACCGTTGCTGAGTTACGAGTCGGTTATTTACCCATTGAATTACCCCATCCGTTAACGGGAGAATTAACCGAAATAGGAGAAGTTTTAATGACTGAATGCGAAATTATTGCCATGTATGATGCACCCGATACAGGAGAAAAACCAACGTTTGGGTTAGGGTACGGAGCCTGTTTTGGGCATAATGAAGTTAAGGCAATTTCTATGGCAATTTTAGATCGCAACCTACAAAAAGGAGCCAAAAATGGAGCCGAGCATCCCTCAGAAGACCCTGAATTTGTGTTAATGCACATTGATGGAATTGAATCCATGGGGTTTGCTTCCCATTATAAAATGCCCCATTATGTAACCTTTCAATCGGACTTAGATCGACTTAGAACAACACAGAAAAAACAATAG
- a CDS encoding carbonic anhydrase family protein produces the protein MNTSLSRIYNPLGLVSAAALTFCSLVAGLATPALAQLGSISGTKFNDLNQNGIREPLELGLPGWQIQLINFDGDVIATTTTNLFGNYEFTGLAPGPYVVREVMQPGWKQTLPNFIESMQLGQVNGGWDYDDPDNDWPLIAPDANGNFQSPINITETPPIDLSEYITINYSGQNLDEVKNSGYNFDVEYFPSNFNTVDVAGETFELLQFHFHYESEHAIDGLLSDMELHFVNRHEDGGLSVLGLLVEEGSENLPLKPLFDAIDAQLDANGSLPSTFTLPQNLNIASIFPNNFDGWFYNGSLTTPPATEGVNWFVFETPIQLSTAQIDIFQNFLSSIGFTHNNRPLQDLNGRQLNEHTHQETLNGGSISQLNFGNALDLGLFRFAQLNYQVTVNENDVVDLNFGSTNTTIPEPSSVIALFGLSGVGLLSRLRQKKVER, from the coding sequence ATGAATACTTCTTTATCTAGGATATATAACCCCCTAGGGCTGGTTAGTGCTGCCGCTCTCACGTTCTGCTCTTTAGTCGCTGGATTAGCCACTCCGGCTTTAGCGCAATTAGGGTCAATTTCGGGCACTAAATTCAACGATCTCAATCAAAATGGAATTAGAGAGCCCTTAGAACTGGGTTTACCGGGATGGCAAATTCAATTAATTAACTTTGATGGTGATGTCATTGCAACCACCACCACGAACCTGTTTGGTAACTACGAGTTTACCGGGTTAGCACCGGGTCCCTATGTGGTGCGGGAAGTCATGCAACCTGGTTGGAAACAGACCCTACCAAACTTTATTGAAAGTATGCAATTGGGTCAAGTCAATGGAGGTTGGGACTATGATGATCCTGACAATGATTGGCCGCTAATTGCACCCGATGCTAACGGCAACTTTCAATCCCCAATCAATATCACGGAAACACCTCCCATTGATTTAAGCGAATATATCACCATTAACTATTCTGGGCAAAACCTAGATGAAGTTAAAAACTCCGGCTATAACTTTGATGTGGAGTACTTTCCGAGTAATTTCAATACCGTCGATGTAGCCGGGGAAACTTTTGAACTGTTGCAGTTCCATTTCCACTACGAAAGTGAACACGCCATTGATGGACTACTGTCGGATATGGAGTTACACTTCGTTAACCGTCATGAGGATGGAGGACTGTCTGTTCTTGGGTTATTAGTCGAAGAAGGTAGTGAAAATTTGCCATTAAAACCGCTTTTTGATGCCATTGACGCTCAACTAGATGCCAATGGAAGCTTGCCATCGACTTTCACCTTACCTCAAAACTTAAATATTGCCAGTATCTTCCCCAATAATTTTGATGGTTGGTTCTACAATGGCTCCTTAACCACACCCCCGGCAACCGAAGGTGTTAACTGGTTTGTTTTTGAAACCCCCATTCAACTGTCTACCGCACAAATCGACATTTTTCAAAATTTTCTTAGCAGCATTGGTTTTACTCACAACAATCGACCATTGCAAGATTTGAATGGAAGACAGTTAAATGAACATACGCATCAAGAAACTCTGAATGGAGGTTCAATTTCTCAGCTTAACTTTGGGAATGCTTTGGATTTAGGTCTTTTCAGGTTCGCTCAGCTTAATTATCAAGTTACCGTCAATGAAAATGATGTTGTCGATCTGAATTTTGGTAGTACTAACACGACCATTCCTGAACCCTCTTCTGTAATTGCCTTATTCGGTTTGTCTGGCGTTGGTTTACTTTCTCGGTTGAGACAGAAGAAAGTTGAACGCTAA
- a CDS encoding phosphatidylglycerol lysyltransferase domain-containing protein — protein MLLGKTRFGLWTAVFLTTTVAIVNLVSAVTPSTLIRVRWLEEIFPFEIRATGHIFAALSGFFLLILAHNLLRRKRIAWLLTILLLIISIVSHLIKGFDYEESLLAGVLLIQLLLMQGIFTARSDPPSIKQGVRVLIGSVLFTLAYGTIGFFLLDTHYHVNFDVGTALGQTLAMFFTEDNGGLQPTTRFGRFFADSIYVVASVTLLSALWLFLQPILLRGVPATNAERKRAKSIVEAYGRSSLARLTLLEDKAYYFSPSGQSMIAYVPKGRVAMVLGDPIGPREDRREVIVTFGQFCGLNDWYPAFYQTLTDDLALYHALGFKSIKIGQEAIVDLNTLSLQGKSAKNLRNILNRLTKSGYEVKFYQPPITEDLLDTLKTISDEWLTMVQGSEKRFSLGWFEPNYLRDCEIAVVQSNTGKITAFANVIPEYQLNEITIDLMRQCQDVEQGTMDFLFISLFQHFKAQGYDGFNLGLSALSGLAETPASPHLEKVLHYLYEHLNRFYHFQGLHDYKNKFQPRWEPRYLVYPRAIALPEVVVALIRADSGDRLLDYFKPGS, from the coding sequence ATGCTATTGGGAAAAACAAGATTTGGACTTTGGACGGCAGTGTTCCTAACCACAACGGTTGCTATTGTTAACCTAGTCTCGGCCGTTACCCCTAGTACCTTAATAAGAGTTCGTTGGCTAGAAGAAATTTTTCCCTTTGAAATTCGGGCAACTGGACATATTTTTGCGGCTTTAAGTGGCTTTTTCTTACTTATTTTAGCTCACAATTTATTACGACGTAAACGAATTGCTTGGTTATTAACAATTTTGCTGCTAATTATCTCCATTGTCTCCCATTTGATCAAAGGATTTGACTATGAAGAAAGCCTATTAGCAGGGGTATTGCTGATACAATTATTGTTAATGCAAGGAATATTTACTGCCCGTTCCGATCCGCCATCGATTAAACAAGGCGTTCGCGTTTTAATCGGATCTGTTCTCTTTACTTTAGCCTACGGAACCATCGGGTTTTTTCTCCTTGATACCCATTATCATGTCAATTTCGATGTAGGGACAGCGTTGGGTCAAACCCTAGCCATGTTTTTCACGGAAGACAACGGAGGATTGCAACCTACCACCCGTTTTGGCCGTTTTTTCGCCGATTCGATTTATGTAGTGGCATCCGTTACCCTTTTGTCTGCCTTGTGGCTGTTTCTGCAACCGATCTTACTGCGGGGCGTTCCTGCAACTAACGCTGAAAGAAAACGGGCAAAATCGATTGTTGAAGCCTACGGACGGTCTTCCCTGGCTCGTTTGACCTTATTGGAGGATAAAGCCTACTATTTCAGTCCCTCTGGACAAAGTATGATTGCCTATGTCCCCAAAGGACGGGTGGCCATGGTTCTCGGCGATCCCATTGGTCCGAGAGAAGATAGACGGGAGGTTATCGTCACCTTTGGGCAGTTTTGTGGGTTAAATGACTGGTATCCCGCTTTTTATCAAACCTTGACCGATGATTTAGCCCTGTATCACGCTTTAGGGTTTAAAAGTATCAAAATTGGTCAAGAGGCGATCGTTGACCTGAACACCTTAAGCTTGCAAGGAAAATCCGCTAAAAACTTGAGAAATATCCTAAATCGCTTGACTAAATCGGGGTATGAAGTCAAATTTTACCAACCTCCCATCACGGAGGATTTACTCGATACCCTCAAAACAATCAGCGATGAATGGTTAACAATGGTGCAGGGATCGGAAAAACGCTTTTCTTTAGGGTGGTTTGAGCCGAATTATCTGCGGGATTGTGAAATTGCCGTAGTTCAGTCTAATACAGGAAAAATAACGGCTTTTGCCAACGTTATCCCAGAATATCAACTCAACGAAATTACCATTGATTTGATGCGGCAATGTCAAGACGTGGAACAAGGGACGATGGATTTTCTGTTTATTTCACTGTTTCAACACTTTAAAGCCCAAGGCTATGATGGATTTAATCTAGGATTATCCGCCCTTTCTGGCCTAGCTGAAACCCCCGCTTCTCCCCATCTCGAAAAAGTCCTGCACTACCTCTATGAACACTTAAACCGCTTCTATCATTTTCAAGGATTGCACGATTATAAAAATAAATTTCAACCCCGTTGGGAACCCCGCTATCTCGTCTATCCTAGGGCGATCGCCTTACCAGAGGTGGTTGTGGCCTTGATTCGGGCTGATTCAGGCGATCGCTTGCTCGATTACTTCAAACCTGGCTCTTAA
- a CDS encoding lysylphosphatidylglycerol synthase domain-containing protein, which produces MVKQRLTRWFPSILSVLLFGLSVWVINQELSRYNLREVGKSLATIPPSSLLWAIALTALNYGVLTGYDGLGTIYARHLLPYRKIAFTAIISYGISNIVGFALLSSSAIRYRFYRTWGLSALTIAQLVAFCNLTFWLGLFAMGGLIFVLEPLAIPSLLHLPFASVRPLGAIFLLVMLLYLVATVLGGQPLRLGRWILPHLSVKLAVAQIIVASLDWCLAAAVFYVLISDVVSLSYPAFFGIYLLGQIAGVVSNIPGGLGVFETVMLLLLSRFIASSKLLGALLIYRGIYYFLPLFAALLLLGGYELRQRLSSR; this is translated from the coding sequence ATGGTTAAACAACGTCTTACTCGTTGGTTTCCCTCAATTTTAAGCGTATTGCTCTTTGGACTGTCTGTGTGGGTGATTAACCAAGAATTGAGCCGCTATAACCTCCGAGAAGTGGGGAAGAGTTTAGCAACCATCCCCCCATCGTCTTTACTGTGGGCGATCGCTCTAACCGCTTTGAACTATGGGGTATTAACAGGCTACGATGGTCTAGGGACAATCTATGCCCGTCACCTCCTGCCTTACCGCAAAATCGCTTTTACGGCAATTATCAGCTATGGTATCAGCAATATTGTCGGTTTTGCCCTATTAAGTAGCAGTGCTATTCGGTATCGTTTTTATCGTACTTGGGGACTCTCAGCCTTAACCATTGCTCAACTGGTGGCCTTTTGTAACCTAACCTTTTGGTTAGGATTGTTCGCTATGGGAGGACTCATCTTTGTGCTTGAACCTCTAGCCATTCCAAGCTTACTCCATCTTCCTTTTGCCTCGGTGCGACCCTTGGGGGCAATTTTTTTGTTAGTAATGTTGCTCTATCTGGTGGCAACCGTCTTAGGAGGACAACCCTTAAGACTGGGACGGTGGATCTTACCCCATCTCTCCGTTAAACTTGCGGTAGCTCAAATTATCGTCGCTTCTCTTGATTGGTGTCTAGCCGCCGCCGTATTTTATGTACTCATTAGTGACGTTGTTTCTCTGTCCTATCCTGCTTTTTTTGGCATTTATTTACTCGGACAAATTGCCGGAGTTGTTAGTAATATCCCTGGAGGATTAGGGGTATTTGAGACGGTCATGTTGTTGCTATTATCGCGCTTTATTGCTTCCTCAAAATTATTAGGAGCGTTGTTAATTTATCGAGGAATTTATTATTTTTTGCCTTTATTTGCTGCCCTATTGCTATTAGGTGGGTATGAGTTGCGTCAGAGATTGTCTTCTCGATAA
- a CDS encoding alpha/beta hydrolase, with the protein MTATAYWYVFIAGAPQFDPPAISAPGSDLTFKMESFKSKAMGTVRQYGLILPPDYDKQPNHRYPVIFLLHGGHDDARAWFDKYGIVPVLHQLYQSNKLPPAIIITPDGNDQRGSSPLWDPDYYDGPNGKVGTLIGTELVQVVKSRYRTLNLPQFWAIGGLSSGGWGAVNIGLHHLNNFNVLFSHSGYFTDDSGTNNSPQVFIKKIPTTQLKNLRIYLDAGKADPDFLAESQKFHQTLTQLGVENVFYAFPGGHGLSGSDYGWNYFHKHSIDSLSYVGQQFKKSAENLDLKTKL; encoded by the coding sequence ATGACAGCGACTGCCTACTGGTATGTTTTTATTGCAGGTGCTCCCCAATTCGATCCCCCCGCTATTAGTGCACCCGGGTCAGATTTAACCTTTAAGATGGAAAGTTTTAAGAGTAAGGCCATGGGAACGGTTAGGCAATATGGCCTGATTTTACCTCCTGATTATGATAAACAGCCCAATCACCGCTATCCCGTTATTTTTCTGCTCCATGGTGGCCATGATGATGCCCGTGCTTGGTTCGATAAATACGGTATTGTTCCTGTTTTACATCAACTTTATCAAAGTAACAAACTGCCACCAGCTATTATTATCACTCCCGATGGCAACGACCAACGGGGGTCTAGTCCGTTATGGGACCCTGATTATTATGACGGTCCCAATGGCAAGGTGGGAACGCTGATTGGAACAGAATTAGTACAGGTGGTTAAATCCCGTTATCGGACGTTAAATTTACCGCAATTTTGGGCGATCGGGGGACTTTCTTCGGGGGGATGGGGAGCTGTTAATATTGGTTTACATCATCTTAATAATTTTAATGTACTATTTAGTCATAGTGGTTATTTTACTGATGATAGTGGAACCAATAATAGTCCCCAAGTGTTTATTAAGAAGATTCCAACAACACAGCTTAAGAACTTACGAATTTATTTAGATGCAGGAAAAGCTGACCCAGATTTCTTGGCTGAAAGTCAAAAGTTTCACCAAACTTTAACGCAATTAGGGGTAGAAAATGTCTTTTATGCGTTTCCAGGGGGTCATGGATTATCGGGTTCTGATTATGGCTGGAATTACTTTCATAAACACAGTATTGATTCTTTAAGTTATGTGGGACAACAGTTTAAGAAATCGGCAGAAAATCTAGATCTAAAGACTAAACTATAG
- a CDS encoding DUF4189 domain-containing protein, whose translation MLPLSLVMAGIGGFTDFVHACTDDQCLQQRQWHEENIQRAIEWQQQQQEEWEWQQQQQYQPPPPSPKDPWVPLINYPINLALVWWHDSQQIPGFSLAIRRYSPLQAMDDAMNHCFLKGGQSCRVAFVSSAAWIAVARGEDGSLYAAQGGKEDEVRQAALSRCNASTQGCAIATIIQNKQ comes from the coding sequence ATGCTTCCCCTCAGTCTCGTGATGGCGGGAATTGGGGGTTTTACAGACTTTGTCCACGCTTGCACGGATGACCAGTGTTTACAGCAGCGTCAATGGCACGAGGAAAATATCCAACGGGCGATCGAATGGCAGCAGCAGCAACAGGAGGAATGGGAATGGCAGCAGCAGCAACAATATCAACCCCCACCACCTTCGCCAAAAGATCCCTGGGTTCCTCTGATTAACTATCCGATCAATTTAGCCCTCGTGTGGTGGCATGACAGTCAACAGATTCCGGGTTTTTCCCTTGCGATTCGTAGGTATTCGCCCCTCCAAGCAATGGATGATGCGATGAATCACTGTTTTCTGAAGGGAGGACAGAGTTGTCGGGTTGCTTTTGTCTCTAGTGCTGCTTGGATTGCAGTGGCACGGGGAGAAGATGGCAGTTTATATGCAGCTCAAGGGGGCAAAGAAGACGAGGTTCGCCAAGCTGCCCTCAGTCGTTGCAATGCCAGCACTCAGGGCTGTGCGATCGCCACTATTATCCAGAACAAACAATAG